The following DNA comes from Streptomyces globosus.
GGGTTCTTCGGTGCGGCGCCGGCCGATCCGCCGCTGGCGCGCGGGGTGGCGCTGGCGGTCGAGCGCGCAGCCGACTGCGAGATCGTGTACCTGACGGGCCGCCCGGAGCGGTGCCGCGCCGACACGGAGGCGTGGCTGGAGCGGCACGGGCTGCCGCAGGGGCGGGTGTGGATGCGCGGTGACCGGGACCGGCGGCCGGCGCGGCTGACCAAGCTGGACATCCTGCGCCGCCTGGCGCGGAGCCGGGAGGTGCGGGTGCTCGTGGACGACGACGAACTGGTGTGCCAGGCCGCGCGCGCCGAGGGGTTCCCGGTGGTGTCTGCGAACTGGGCGGCGGAGGCGCCGGAGCTGAAGTCCGCCCAGGAGGGCGAGGGCCGCACCTGAGACGGCGGCGGGGCGGCGGGCGCGCCGGGCCCCCGGGGGAGCCGCCCCCCGGAGCCCGGCGCGTGCGTCATTCCTCCTCGTCGAGCCGGAAGCCCACCTTGAGTCCCACCTGGTAGTGGGCGATCTCGCCGTTCTCCAGGTGTCCGCGCATCTGCGTCACCTCGAACCAGTCGAGGTTGCGCAGCGTCTGGTTCGCTCGGGCGATCCCGTTGCGGATGGCCTGATCGATGCCCTCGGTGGACGTGC
Coding sequences within:
- a CDS encoding LNS2 domain-containing protein gives rise to the protein MSDRANRRPLAVFDIDNTLADTGHRQHFLERRPRDWDGFFGAAPADPPLARGVALAVERAADCEIVYLTGRPERCRADTEAWLERHGLPQGRVWMRGDRDRRPARLTKLDILRRLARSREVRVLVDDDELVCQAARAEGFPVVSANWAAEAPELKSAQEGEGRT
- a CDS encoding dodecin; the encoded protein is MSNHTYRVTEIVGTSTEGIDQAIRNGIARANQTLRNLDWFEVTQMRGHLENGEIAHYQVGLKVGFRLDEEE